From the Phycisphaerae bacterium genome, the window GAGCTAAAAAAAACGCTCTCGGACTGAGCGACCACGTTCAGCTCCCGCGTGCACTGCAGGAGGAGGTCCAGGCCTTGGTCCACGAGGCGAAAGAGCGCAGCGGCTTTCCCATCCGGCGGACGCTGGCGGCGTTGGCCATCTGCCCGTCCAGCTACTACCGCTGGGTTCGGACCGGTCCGGCTTGCCCGGCGGCGCCGCGGAGCGGTCCGGGGACGCTGTACCGGTTGCTGCCGGAGGAGCGGGGGGCGATCGTCGATTACGCGTTGTCGCATCCGGAGGTCCGGCATCGGGAATTGGCCTGGAAAATGCTGGATGAGGGTGTTTGCGCGGTCTCGGCGTCCAGCGTGTACCGGGTCCTGGGCGAGGAGCACCTGATCGGTCGCTGGGCGCCCAAGGCCCGGGCCAAGGGCCAGGGCCGCCAGGAACGCCCCGGCCGTCCGGATGAGCTCTGGCAGACGGACATCCGGTACACGAAGGTCAACGAACGGAGCTATTATCTGCTGACCTTCATGGACGTCTATTCGCGGTACATCGTGTATCACGAGCTGCTGCGGACGATGGATGGGCTGAGCGTCTCGATCGCGGCGGCCGCCGCGCTGGCCGCGCTGCCGGCGGGGGCGACCCCGACGATCCAGAGCGACCACGGGTCGTGCTTCATCTCGGGCGACTTCGCGGCGACCCTCAGGGAAAACAGGATCACCCACACCCGGATCCGGCCGCACACCCCGACGGACAACGCCGAAATCGAACGCTGCCAACGGACCATCGGCGAGGCGATCGACCAGCAGGAGCCGGACAGCTACGGCGAGGCCCAACGTGTGGTCGACGCGGTGATCGACCACTACAATCACGAGCGTCTGCACTCGGCCCTTGGGTTCCTGCGGCCGATCGATTACTATCGTGGAAACCCGGAGGCGCTGCTGGCCGAACGCCGCCGGAAACTGGCCACGGCCAGAGAAATCAGGAAACAGCAGAACCTTAAACTCAGACAACGCCTGATCCCGTTCCCGGACGAAAGACTGTCTCTTAATCAGAACCGCGTTTTGTCTCACTTTCTGTGAAACATATCAA encodes:
- a CDS encoding DDE-type integrase/transposase/recombinase, whose translation is MVHEAKERSGFPIRRTLAALAICPSSYYRWVRTGPACPAAPRSGPGTLYRLLPEERGAIVDYALSHPEVRHRELAWKMLDEGVCAVSASSVYRVLGEEHLIGRWAPKARAKGQGRQERPGRPDELWQTDIRYTKVNERSYYLLTFMDVYSRYIVYHELLRTMDGLSVSIAAAAALAALPAGATPTIQSDHGSCFISGDFAATLRENRITHTRIRPHTPTDNAEIERCQRTIGEAIDQQEPDSYGEAQRVVDAVIDHYNHERLHSALGFLRPIDYYRGNPEALLAERRRKLATAREIRKQQNLKLRQRLIPFPDERLSLNQNRVLSHFL